Genomic segment of Leptospira perdikensis:
TTGCTTTTGATGTATGCTTTCACTTTAGAAGTGACAATTAGGGTTTCCTTCCATTTGTTCTTCGATCAACCATGTCGTTTGCCACGGAATTCCGAAAAAGGAAGATGTCCTCGCCAATGGAGACATTGTGAATCTAGACGTATCCCCCATTGTGGACGGATACATTGGAGATACTTCCAAAACCTTTATCGTTGGTGGTAAATCCACTCCGGAAGCCGAAAAACTGGTAGCAGATACCGAAAAGGCAATGTGGGTCGGCATCGAACAAGTGAAACCAGGGAACCGAATTGACGATATCGGAAATGCCATTGATGATTTTCTCACCCCTCTTGGGTATGGAATTGTTCGAGACTTAATGGGTCATGGTGTGGGACGAAATTTCCACGAAGAACCACAAGTCCCTCACTTTCGTTCTCCGAGGAAACTGGCAAAAATTGAAGCAGGGATGATTTTTACGGTCGAACCCATGGTCAATTTAGGAACTTGGGAAGTAAACTTTGATAAATCTGACAAATGGACAGTCCGCACCAAAGATGGAAAACTCTCTGCCCAATTTGAACATACCATTCTTGTCACAGACAAAGGGTATGAAATTCTAACAAAAGTTTGAACAAAAGGTTCTTGCTTTCACATCCAATTTGTCGTCTAATTCAAGAAGAGGATTATTATGAAAACTGCCATCACTCTATTTAGTCTATTTGTGATCACATCTGCAACTTTTGCCATCTGCCCAGGAAAAGAAAAACGTTCCTGCCCTGGAAATGACAAATTGGTTGAGTGCCCTCACGACGGAAAATAGTTCCCATGAACAAAGCCATCCTCTTCGTCGATGACGAACAAATCATTCTGATGAGTTTGAAGTCACAGCTCAAAAAACATTTTGGGAATGAATACCGTTATGAAACGGCCCAAAATACAGAAGAGGCGTGGTCTATCATCGAAGAGTTGGCGGAAGAAGGAATCAACATCCTAATCATCATCTCGGATTGGCTTATGCCGAACCAGAGGGGTGATGAATTCCTTCGAGATGTCCACAAAACTTATCCTGCAATTAAGAAAATAATTATTTCCGGTCATATAGATGAGTTATCACTCAATCAATTGAAAGGCGAAGTAGACTTACATAGTTTTTTAAACAAACCTTGGTCGGAATCGGATTTAATCAAAAAAGTAGAAGACGCCATTACGAAGATTGCCTAGGTTTTCCTAGGAAACCTCCGCATGTCTCAATCAATCATTCAAAACACTATCGAAGACTTAGAATCTTTACGTTCGAAGTCCC
This window contains:
- a CDS encoding response regulator → MNKAILFVDDEQIILMSLKSQLKKHFGNEYRYETAQNTEEAWSIIEELAEEGINILIIISDWLMPNQRGDEFLRDVHKTYPAIKKIIISGHIDELSLNQLKGEVDLHSFLNKPWSESDLIKKVEDAITKIA